The Terriglobales bacterium region CTCGCCCATCTGCCGCGCCTTGGCCACCGCCTCTTCCTGCTCCGGGGTCAGCGGAGGCGGACTCTGTTGGGCGAGGACTGCAATTCCGAGGATGAGCAGGGCGGCGGGAAGCACGGACCGAAGGAATCTCATGAGTAAAGTGTAACCCCGTTTCCCTCCGCCAAAAGACGCGCGTACCGGCGGAGGCACTCTCTTAGTTGGATGCGGCTGGGGGGCGCGCGGGGAACAGGTCGGGGTCCGACTGCCGCAGGCGCTTGAGGAAGTCCTCCCAGAGCGGCGCCAGGAAGGGGATGTTGGCCAGCTCGCGCTTGGCTTGGAGCGCGTTCTCCCGTGAGATGGGCTGGGGCACGAGCCCGGTGGCGCGCGCCGCGCCCGCCACTGCGAGGTTCCGCTGCACCATGCCCTCCAGCAGGATCATGGTGACCATGGCGATCTGGATGTTGGGCCCGGTGGTGATGGCGCCGTGGTTGGGCAGGATGGCGGCGCGGCACTTCCCCAGCGCCTCCGCCATGGGCCGGATGCGCTCCTCGGTGGAAGCGATGCCGGAGTAGTCCTCCTCCACCACCACCACGTCGCCCGCCAGGATGCAGCTCTCCTGGTCGTAGACCTCCGGGACTTTGCGGAAGGTGCTGTAGGTGACGACCGCCGGTGGATGGGTGTGCGCTACCGCCACGATCTGCGGGTTGTACTTGTGGATGATGCCGTGCAGCGCGATGGTGTCGTTCACCATGCCCTCACCCTCGAGGATCTTGCCACCGTAGCTGACGGTGAGGATGTCCTTCGGCGTGAGGGTGGCGAACGACGGCCCGAAGCGGTTCACCAACATGGTGTCCGGGGCTACGGTCACGCTGAGGTGGCCGGCGTTGGCCACGCTCAGCCCGGCGCGGTACAGCATGCGGGCGGCGCAGCAGATGTCGAACTTGATGGCTTCGGTCGTAGTCATATGGGGAGGGCCATTCTATTACTCCGCGGGGATGGTGACGAAGACTTTGCCCTTCTTTTCCGAGCCCAGGTAGGTCACCACCGCCAGCGCGACGATGACGGCGATCTCGAAGCCGGCCAGCGCCCAGCGGTAGCCGAAAGCGTCCCTGAGCGCGTGCTCGATGTTGCTGGTGGGCGCGGCGATGAGGATGCCCATCTGGTAGGCGAGGCCGGGGACCAGCCCGCGCACGGAGTCGGGCGACAGCTCGTTCAGGTGCGCCGGGATGATGCCCC contains the following coding sequences:
- a CDS encoding class II aldolase/adducin family protein — encoded protein: MTTTEAIKFDICCAARMLYRAGLSVANAGHLSVTVAPDTMLVNRFGPSFATLTPKDILTVSYGGKILEGEGMVNDTIALHGIIHKYNPQIVAVAHTHPPAVVTYSTFRKVPEVYDQESCILAGDVVVVEEDYSGIASTEERIRPMAEALGKCRAAILPNHGAITTGPNIQIAMVTMILLEGMVQRNLAVAGAARATGLVPQPISRENALQAKRELANIPFLAPLWEDFLKRLRQSDPDLFPARPPAASN